ttaatatgcccattttacagttgaagaaactgaggcagtcagaggttaagtgacttgtctagagtcacacagctagtaaatgtctgtggctgcatttgaacttaggtattcctgactctgagcccagccctctaaccactgcaccacttaaaAGAAAAGGTCTGTACTCAGTgctgtctaaggtcccttttagctctgattCTATGAAACGGAGAAATTAAATGTATAGGTGTGCAAGATAAGGATATTCCTCTCTTCTACcaataagaaaaagacaataaTTAGCCAAAGTATTTAGGGAGCCATTAAGATGACAAATTGTCTATGAGTGAGGTCTCACATTTCCTTAAGATGATGCTACACCTGGAACCACGGAaacaaaaaatgggaagaaatccCAGAAGCATCCAGCCCAACCTATTAATGAAAAGAGGCACTGTTGTAGCATCCCCAACAAGAATCATCCAACCCAATAGGCTTCAACATCAGGTATTTTCTATCCTGTAACCTGGGGCAGAGGGCAACCCTTCCTCCACCCAGTGTGTTCAAATCATTATCCTATAACCTAATCAAAGCTCAGAGCCAGATATACTTATGCTCTGAGATGCTTTTACCCTCCTCTCACTTTCAAGAACAATTATTATCTACACTTGCTATTTGTTCatacaggcagctagatggtacattTTGGGTTATATAActtcagacatgactaaacaacaacgtTTTAATTACTGTTCACCTGGGTATAGttaaggggagaaagaaggggagaagagaagagaggagaggagaggagaggagaggagagaagagaagagaatagaagagaagagaagagagaaattttaTCAGACTTAATAGGAGGTTTCTGGGTTCAACCACCCTTCTacctcttcctcccaccctcgaAACCTCTAGTTTCCACCCCCAAAACATCAAGTTCCCACCCCATCTTTTCATGAGGCTGGTCTCATGGATGGATTGGGCTGTCTACATTGCTTTAAACATGCCCACTTAATTTGGATTTGggattttctccccattaattGTTTCCTACCTCAGTTCCCCGCCAAAACCTAGAACCCAGAGATGGAAGAATTGGGCTCCTGACAGAAGCCTTTAAAAGTACagaataaatacttactgaagtgaattgtctctttctcttccctcagaGCAAGATGGCCAAAGGCTGAAAACTCTGAACAAGAAAGCTCTCAAGCTTTTCTGCAATATGTATTTCTACAAATCTACCCAAATCATTGAAAACAACAGGGCGAGAAAGTAGATTCtcctcaactgggaaatggcttaacaaattgtggtacaaaGAATATAAAAGGATATTACTGTACCTTAAGAAATAGCTATTATGAGAGCCATGGAAAGATTTGTGTATTAACGAAGACTGAAAGAAGCAGAAGCAAGAAAATAATCCATACAACGACTATAAAATATGCAAATGTAGCCTTTCCAACCTGGTCCCCGGCAGGATGGCTCCTGCGAAGAAaggtggagagaaaaggaaaggacattcTGCCATCAATGAGGTGGTGACCAGGGAGTGTACCATCAACATTTACAAGAGGATTCATGGAGTAGGCTTCACAAAGCGAGCTCCTTGGGCTCTAAAGGAAATCTGCAAATTTGCCATGAAAGAAATGGGAACTCCAGATGTACACATTGACACCAGACCCAACAAAACTGTTTGGGCCAAAGGAATAAGGAGTGTCCCATACCGCATCCGAGTGTGTTTGTCCAGAAAACGCAATGAAGATGAAGATTCACTAAACAAGCTGTATACCTTGGTTACTTATGTACCTGTCACCACTTTCAAAAGCCTACAGACAGTCAATATGGATGAAAACTAAATTGAACTTCATTTAAATAAAGTTGTAAAATGTCAAAAAATGCAAATGTAAAGaacaaaattgaataataatgaaattatatGCATAATTTGCAGTCAGACAGttaactagaatttattaagtgcccactatatgcTAAGTATTGTACTAAACTCTTGggggtgcaaagaaaggcaagaacagtctccactctcaaagaacttacaatctaatgcaaACTATGTCCAAATAAGATATGTCATACAGATATACACagcataaattggagataatcaacaaaaggaaGACACTGGTTTTATGGGCAATTAGTAAAGGCTTCTAGCAGAAGAtgaaactttagctgagacttaacagaaactggggtggggggttgagaaaagacagagacagacagagatgtagagagagacagagacacagagagacagattcaAGCATGAGGGAACAGCCTTGGAAATGCTTCTACTCGGAGGGTAAAGTGTCTTGTACAAAGATTaggcaggaggccagtgtcactggactgcagagactgggggtgggggcaaaATTGAAGAGGGGATATGGTGTGAGTAGAAGGGGACAGGTTACAAAGAGCCtgaaaagccaaatagaggattctacattttatcctagaggactAGGAAATGACTAGAGTTGATTAAATAGGGGGATGACACAGTCAAACTTGGgttttagaaagatcaatttaaCAGCTTCGTGGaggaaccttaaagtactatatagatgtgagctattattattaagtcatagggaaaagcaaaatgaagacaaataCAGTCTGTTTAATGCTGACAGCCCCCTAAGAAATAATTATCCCAAAATTTGTGCTGCATTAGTTCAAGACATCTTCAGCTTCCCAGTCCTagactgaaaaggaaggaaacagcagtcaggagaaaaataaaggaaatcacTGGAGAACGTcggaaagagaaatcacatgaGAGTGGTTTCCTCATTGGATtctctctaatgtcccttcttcCCAATTTTAAGTGAAATCAACAGTTGTAGATGATCTGAATCCATATCCACAAATAATTGGTAGGGGGTCATTGATTGTTTTATAACTCATTAAAGATAAATCCAAAAAAAATGCCTTTGTAGTCTATGTGGAAATGgtgttggacatggagtcaggaagacctgggttcaaatcccagcctcgACACTTACTTGCTATTTAAGGGTGAAAATGTTTCTTCAGCTTTATGAGCTTcacttttcttatctgcaaaaaaaaaagaaaacaaccccaTCTACCTTGTGCGGATTGTGAGGAAAGTTCTATAAACCATGAAGCATGATATCAATGTgagtaatcattattattatttagatttGTAAACTGCATGCCACAGGCTTGAATTTTTGGGGAGAGATGGAAGCATCAGCATAGGCAGCTCTTAAATTGCAGTAATTCTACACAGGAATATTATTATTTTGGGGACGATATATTTTCTTAAACTTTGTGGTCAATTAAACCAATGAAATTTTGATTAATTGTGCCTTTTTCCCAATGAAATGTCTTTCTGTATTAGTTTTGCCTCCCATTTGTTCAGAGAGCACCACTGTATCCTctctggtcagaccatatctagaGAATTTTGGTCAGTTCTAGGCATCACTTTGGTAAAAGGAATTGAGAAGCCTCAATACATCTACAGCAAGGTATGaaagatggtgaagggcctcaagaTCATGCCATGTGAGAATTTGTTGAAGGGGTTGGTGATGTTTAtccttgaatggaaaaaaaatgaatgggacatcagggaagctaggtgttacagtggatagagcactgggcttggaatcaggaagactcatctttatgagttcaaatctgacctcagacatttactagctgtatgacactgggcaagtcacttaaccctgtttatcatctgtgaaatgaactggagaaggacatggaaaaccatgacagtatctttgccaagaaaactccaactgaacaataacaatataaCTGactccaaatatttaaaataatatcttgCATGAAGGTTTTTAGACTTGGACCCAGAGAACAAGGCTAGATAGCTATAAAAAGGCAATTTTtgacttgatgtaaggaaaaattcctaacaattagagctatccaaaagccAAATGAGTCTTGTGGGAAACAGTGGGGTTCTTCTCACTTAAGgacttcaaacaaaggctggatgtCTATCTGTCAGATATGTGGTAGAGGGAATTCTCGAAGTTTCGATTGAGCTAAATGATCTTTTCTGACTTTGATATCTTGTTATCATGCAAGAGTGACAGACTTTTCTGGTGTTCATTTGGTGGTAAACTTTGCATAATCATAGCTTATAAGAGATCCTGTTTGGGATGGGGAGAATAGGAGAGGTGAGGTTGACTTATCCTGTATCAAAAATGCCATTGTTAATTCAGTTAGATCAATTCACATTGTCACATAATACATCGAGTAATTTCTCAGGTCATAATTCAGGACTATTTTGTTGTTGAATAATAGGGCCTTGCTCCAAAGTTGTTGCATCCTGTTCCCTCATTAGTTGCCAAAAATCTCCATAGATATATAGTTTTCTTGGAATATTTCTATCTCTGAAGCCTTCAAAAGATGTTgcttcttgttttttcttccaaGACTTGTACTCTCTAACGTGCTGTGCTTTtgatattatatatctatatcaatttttaatttttaattttgtctcAAGACAATAGTATATAGAGAAATGcaatgcttaaaataaaaactaCCATCAGTGTATGTCTTTGGTTTTATATCTAACAATGAAGAcagtcctcttcccttttcagcCTTCAAGAATGTGAAATTATAGATCTAGTTAGAAGTTTTAATCAGGGCTAGGATAGAGTTAGGAGAAAGGTGATTATCTTTCAGAGCCATCTTTGAAGACATCATATAAAAGTACTTTACCCTTTAAAAAGTACCAAAAAACTGAGAGATAGTATTAGTAATAAATGACcatgggataataataaaacaatcatAAGCAGGGAGGGAttttagggatcatctaatccaacacacttattttacagatgaggaaactgagacccagagaggggaaaggctTGCTCCAGATGACAATGTTAGGATTGGGATCCATGCTGCACTTATTTTAGTActaattgtgagacatgggagacaccagcCCAGGACTGCCCACGAAGGGCCCACATTGAGCCAAGTAGAATCatagtagcacaaaggaaatgtgagctGCACAAATCCAGAGACATCTCCTTCCCAAATTTTctaatggactatttgtgtccaacctatGAAacagccttccaagctcatactgGACTGATCAGCCCCAGCTGAAAACACTTCATACTCTAATTCCAGCATCgtgttgtcattggtcctctttgaaaatgaaggacaaataactcCAATGTTTTCTATGACACCAGAAATCACAGAAGGTGCATTCAAAGATGTGTGGCGTGAAGGAGAAGTTCTTAAGAAATAACCTTTCTGCTTTCTCGTCCACACTCCTTAATATTTATATGTTAGCcctccaattagattgtgagttcctcaagggaagggcctgtcttttgcctttcttcattgcCCCTGCAATTAGCATAGTATAAAACGCATATAAGGTGTTtgatagatgcttattgactggctgactactTACTGTATTCATTAAGCATAGTTCCCTTCTCCTCAGGTCTATTTTTGCCTAGCAGCACCCTAGCTCCCCACTGAGCTCATCAAAGCCTCTCATAGATACTAGAATGCTAGCACCAAGCTTTTTATATTTCTAGAACAGAGCCCCAgggatgataacaacaacaactatattttatataatgcttactgtgtgccaagcactgtgccaaa
This region of Trichosurus vulpecula isolate mTriVul1 chromosome 3, mTriVul1.pri, whole genome shotgun sequence genomic DNA includes:
- the LOC118844495 gene encoding 60S ribosomal protein L31-like; the protein is MAPAKKGGEKRKGHSAINEVVTRECTINIYKRIHGVGFTKRAPWALKEICKFAMKEMGTPDVHIDTRPNKTVWAKGIRSVPYRIRVCLSRKRNEDEDSLNKLYTLVTYVPVTTFKSLQTVNMDEN